The genomic stretch GCAGAGCCTGGTGGTGGGCCACGTGCCAAGAACGCCAGCTACTTCGTGGGCGTGTGGGGCGATAACGGCCCTGCGACTGGGACTGCCGCCGTTCTGCCTCTCTCGATGGATGCATTCAAGGAAGGTATTTTTCAGGGGCACCTGCACGACGCAGATCGACTGCGGGAGGAACTACGGCTTAGCAAGGTAAAAGTTGATCAACTTGCTAGTCAATTGAGGTCGATAGGTGCCAATGGTGAAGGCGAACTTCGAAAGGTACTGCTGCGCAACCACGCACTTCTGGCTGAGAATGAGTTGATGAGGGAGGGGCTGACGAGACGCAATGAGGAGTACAACGCGTTGAAGGTTGCTCAGGAGGCAGAGTACAACGCATTGAAGGTTGCCCATGAGGAGTTGCGGGCGGAAAACCTGCGCCTTTCCGTGGCAGCCGCTCGCTACGTGCGACTGAGGAGTCTGATACCCGCGCCGATCCGCATGCCAATACTACGATTGGCAAGGAGTTTGAGGAGGCTTGTACATGGCCAGTGACAAGCGTCTCGTCGATGGCTTGGTGCAACTCGGCTACGTTTTCGACGCCAATCACGCATGGCTGGCGAATGATCTCCACCAACCCCACGGGCCGAATATTGGTCAGCATGGCCAAAATCTGACCATCAGCTTCTTGTCGATGAATCGGTCGCAGCTTTCGGAGAAGCTGCTCAGATCGATTTCGCGCTGTATTCCCTCATTCGCAGGCGAAGTGCTGATCATTGACAACGGTTCGGCGCCGCACGAGTTGGCGTACCTGCGTTCTGTATGTGAAGAGCAGCCCTATCGCTACCGAATCGTCGAGCTCGGCGAGAACTACGGTGTGGCCGGCGGGAGGAATCGGACGATTCCGCTAGTCCAGACCGAATGGTTGATGTGTCTCGATAACGATATCTATCTTATCGACGATCCGTTGCCGCGCCTTCAGAAGGACTTGGCACAGTTGGGATGCCATTTCATGAGCCTCCCTCTGCTCGATCCTGATCAGGCGACGATCTTTGCCTATGGTGGGCATCTATACATCCATTTTGACGGGAAAGAGCTCTACATTGGGGCTGGGAGCGCTTGCAGACAGGAGGTGGTAACGGACGAGCGGGAGGCGACGCCGTTTCTGTCAACTTTTCTATTCGGCGGCGCTTGTGTTCTCAAATGCAGCACGTTCGAAGCCGTCGGCGGATATGACGAGCGGATGTTTGTGGGCTTCGAGGATATCGATTTCTCGATTCGCCTGTTTCAGCAAGGGTACAAAGTTGGTTCCACGTCGGTGCTGGCATTTGTTCATGATCATCCGAAGCCGGAAAGCAAATCTGACAAGGACTATGAGCGAGAGCGGTTTTCGCGGGACGTCCTTAAAAAGTCAGCCCTGCACTTGGAATCCAAGCATGGCTTCAAGGTATGGAGCGATGCAGTCGATGTCTGGCTCGGAGCCAGGCAGGAGGAGCTTGGGATATCAACGGCTTCCATCGTTTCGGATTCGCTGGCGTCGGGGAGGAGTGATGCCGGCAAAGTTGGCATCGCGTTGATTATTGACACCGATAATTGGGCTTTCGGCAATATCGCGCGGCAGCTTCAGGCACATCTTTCATCACGCTACGAAGTCAAGATCATTCCGATGGATGTGATCGACAACATCGATCAAATCTTCTTGATGACTGCTGACTGTCAGATCGTGCACTTCTTCTGGCGCGAACATTTGACGTTGATCGGGACCCCGTACTACAGGGGATATGTTGAGCAGCTCGGCATCTCATACGAGGAGTTCGAGCGACGCTTTGTCAAGACAAAGAAGCTCAGCACGAGTGTCTACGATCACCTGTTGCTTGGCGAGGACGAGTTGCGAGGCCGAGAGGCAATTTTCGGAAGTCTGATTGACGGTTATACGGTTTCCTCGGAGAAGTTGAACGCAATATATAAAGAGGTTCCACAGTATCCCCAGCCAACCGCTGTGATCGAGGATGGCGTCAATCTCAGCTTGTTCACACCAAAGGCACTGAGCCGCTTCGATCATACAGAGGGGCGTGAGTTGGTGATCGGGTGGGTGGGCAACAGTAAGTGGGCGTCGGATCTGCAAGAGGATTTCAAGGGGCTTCATACAATCCTTAAACCTGTCTTGGAAGAGTTGCGCGCAGAAGGCTGGCCGATCCGAGCGCACTTTGCAGATCGGCAAGACCGCTTCATCCCTCACGAGGAGATGCCCGATTACTACAGTGCCATTGATATCTACGTCTGCCCTTCAAAGATTGAGGGCACGCCCAACCCAGTGCTTGAGGCAATGGCGTGTGGGGTGCCAGTGGTATCCACGGACGTTGGCATCGTTCCACAAGCATTCGGGCCACTACAGAAGGCATTCATTTTGCCGGAGCGCTCACGTGCTGCGTTAAAGGGAAAGCTACTCGAATTGCTTCGGGAGCCAGCCAAACTCAAGGCGCTGTCACGGGAGAACCTCGTGTCCATTCAAGATTGGTCGTGGGAGTCAAAGGCGCACAAATTTGGCGAATTCTTTGATTCGCTTCTGGCGACTAAATGAGGCGACAGATGGGGATCGACGGCGAGGTATTGCAAAGAACGCTCCGACAGTTCATGAGATTCGCAGGTGTTTCTGGCGCGTGCTGGATATTGGATTTTGCAATCCTGCTGGCATTAACAGGTTGGGTTGGCATCGGTCCGCTGCTTGGCAATATCGTCAGCTCCACCATTGCGGCGGCCACTGCGTTTCTGATCACCGCGCACGTTGTCTTCAACCGGAACAACGGCCTCATGCATCGGAAGCTGGCTTTTTATTTGGTCTACAACGGTTGCATGATTCTTGTCGCCTCGTGGGTCATGAAGGAACTGGTGACCTGGCTGGTGGCGATGCTTACGCGAGGCGAGGCGATCGTCGCGGCCAAGATCGCTATCACGCCCGTAGTTATGCTTTGTAATTTCGCTGTGAGCAAGACCGCGACGGAGCGGCTTAGCCTGTAATCGGGCCCCTGTCGTGCTTGCCCACTAACAGAGGGCGGTGCGGGCGCCACGAAGCCGGCAGCCATGGCTGACCGGCTTGTTATTTGGAAAGATGATGAAGAGCGATAAGCGTAAGGTCCTGTTGTTCATTCCCATGTACAACTGCGAACGTCAGATTGGCCGCGTGCTGGGCCAGCTTGACGGAGAGGTGTGCAAGGATATCCACGAGGTGATTGTCGTGGACAATCGCAGCACGGATGGTAGCCAAGTGGCGGCCAGGGCGGCGCTCGACAAGGTCGACACGATTCCCGCACGCTTGCTCGAGAACGTCGGCAACTATGGCCTGGGTGGCTCGCATAAGGTGGCTTTCAACTACGCGCGCGAGCACGGTTTCGACTATGTCGTGGTTCTGCACGGCGATGACCAAGGCGATGTCCACGATCTTCTGCCGTTGCTGCAGGCCCGTGAGCACATTGGTGCGGATTGTCTTCTCGGTGCACGTTTCATGCGTGGTTCTCGCCTTCAGAATTACTCGCGTTTCCGTACGTTCGGCAACGAGGTGTTTAACTGGATATTCTCGGTTGCCGCAGGGACGCGGCTCTATGATCTGGGCTCCGGATTGAACCTTTACTCTACCGAGGCGCTGGCAAAGACTGGCTATCTGAAGTACGCCAACGACCTGACATTCAACTATTTCATGATTCTCGGTACTGTCGCCGCGGGGTGGAAGATTCGTTTCTTCCCGATCTCCTGGCGTGAGGACGACCAGATTTCCAACGTCAAGCTGTTCAAACAGGCGCGTCGCACGCTGAGTATTGTGGCGAGCTTTATGTTCAGGAAGCGCTGGTTTCTTGAGGCAGATCACAGTGGTAAACCTGACGCCGACTACCGCTCGGAAGTAATTGCGGCGAACATCGACGCTCGCGTGGCGGCCCAATGATTTGGCGCAACGGGCCTCTCGGGGCTGGCAGATCCGGCTCTCCACGATCCGCGTGGCAGACCGCAGGCACAGCGCTTTTCCTGCTGGTGCTGATTGGTGCCTGCGTGGCACTGGGGACGATCTCGGGTTCTTTCTTCCGCATCTTCGCGCGCCTTGGGGAATCAGGTGGCTGGCTCCTTACGCTGGCGATACTTGCGTACCTGTTCTCGCACTTGCTGCGCGCGCTGCGTTTGGCCATGCTGGCCGGCAGTCATGAAGTCAGTCTGCGTCGGCTCACGCTGGTTCATTTCTTCACGGCGGGCGTCAGCTTGTTGCTTCCGTTCAAGCTTGGGGAAGCATATCGGGTGCTTGAGCTGAGAACGGTGATCGGCAGCATGCAGCGATCGTTGCTGACTGTCTGGATCGAACGTGGCTTTGATGTCGGTGCGCTCGTCCTGCTAATGGTATGTGCAGTGGCATGGTCGGGGACTGGAGCAGTAGCCATGCTGCCGCTGGCTGGTGTATCGGCCGCATTCATCGTCCTGACGGGCGTCGCTTTCGTGGTGCTGCCGGAAAACCTGCAGGCGCTGTCGCTGTTCATCATCCGGCGCTATCGAACCGAACGTGCAGTGGTTGTGCTGCGCGTCGTGCACACCATGCTGACCTTTCTCCGGCACGGCCAACGGATCATTCGCGGCAAGTATGCGGTCGTCAGCACGATCTCTGCGCTGATCTGGCTGCTGGAGCTCGCATCGTTTGGTTTGGTCCTGAATGCAGCAGGTTCAGTTTGGGCGTCGGC from Ralstonia pickettii encodes the following:
- a CDS encoding glycosyltransferase — translated: MASDKRLVDGLVQLGYVFDANHAWLANDLHQPHGPNIGQHGQNLTISFLSMNRSQLSEKLLRSISRCIPSFAGEVLIIDNGSAPHELAYLRSVCEEQPYRYRIVELGENYGVAGGRNRTIPLVQTEWLMCLDNDIYLIDDPLPRLQKDLAQLGCHFMSLPLLDPDQATIFAYGGHLYIHFDGKELYIGAGSACRQEVVTDEREATPFLSTFLFGGACVLKCSTFEAVGGYDERMFVGFEDIDFSIRLFQQGYKVGSTSVLAFVHDHPKPESKSDKDYERERFSRDVLKKSALHLESKHGFKVWSDAVDVWLGARQEELGISTASIVSDSLASGRSDAGKVGIALIIDTDNWAFGNIARQLQAHLSSRYEVKIIPMDVIDNIDQIFLMTADCQIVHFFWREHLTLIGTPYYRGYVEQLGISYEEFERRFVKTKKLSTSVYDHLLLGEDELRGREAIFGSLIDGYTVSSEKLNAIYKEVPQYPQPTAVIEDGVNLSLFTPKALSRFDHTEGRELVIGWVGNSKWASDLQEDFKGLHTILKPVLEELRAEGWPIRAHFADRQDRFIPHEEMPDYYSAIDIYVCPSKIEGTPNPVLEAMACGVPVVSTDVGIVPQAFGPLQKAFILPERSRAALKGKLLELLREPAKLKALSRENLVSIQDWSWESKAHKFGEFFDSLLATK
- a CDS encoding GtrA family protein, with the protein product MGIDGEVLQRTLRQFMRFAGVSGACWILDFAILLALTGWVGIGPLLGNIVSSTIAAATAFLITAHVVFNRNNGLMHRKLAFYLVYNGCMILVASWVMKELVTWLVAMLTRGEAIVAAKIAITPVVMLCNFAVSKTATERLSL
- a CDS encoding glycosyltransferase family 2 protein, yielding MMKSDKRKVLLFIPMYNCERQIGRVLGQLDGEVCKDIHEVIVVDNRSTDGSQVAARAALDKVDTIPARLLENVGNYGLGGSHKVAFNYAREHGFDYVVVLHGDDQGDVHDLLPLLQAREHIGADCLLGARFMRGSRLQNYSRFRTFGNEVFNWIFSVAAGTRLYDLGSGLNLYSTEALAKTGYLKYANDLTFNYFMILGTVAAGWKIRFFPISWREDDQISNVKLFKQARRTLSIVASFMFRKRWFLEADHSGKPDADYRSEVIAANIDARVAAQ
- a CDS encoding lysylphosphatidylglycerol synthase domain-containing protein, whose amino-acid sequence is MIWRNGPLGAGRSGSPRSAWQTAGTALFLLVLIGACVALGTISGSFFRIFARLGESGGWLLTLAILAYLFSHLLRALRLAMLAGSHEVSLRRLTLVHFFTAGVSLLLPFKLGEAYRVLELRTVIGSMQRSLLTVWIERGFDVGALVLLMVCAVAWSGTGAVAMLPLAGVSAAFIVLTGVAFVVLPENLQALSLFIIRRYRTERAVVVLRVVHTMLTFLRHGQRIIRGKYAVVSTISALIWLLELASFGLVLNAAGSVWASALDGFLRYVSATSVGYVAFSEQSFTFVESTLENGVWTMASQLITYGIVMRTSLLAVACLAGLIYAPGRLSEETPVVPRRA